From Nymphaea colorata isolate Beijing-Zhang1983 chromosome 6, ASM883128v2, whole genome shotgun sequence, a single genomic window includes:
- the LOC116255859 gene encoding uncharacterized protein LOC116255859 — MEMEMEGDEGDPSLALVHVKEDALSVLSSIRREKKLQLTKKRWLMGVPKDFKLSKHSFNYLRKPIFSADIYISEAFLRNDDVFLEVARGYLANCFSSFNKGLPMGNFVNEIVFPFSEDVGTSQTRKCSVVRRVFLPMLDDLSNNSLCFLADLVTRKSVKFEKTRPRLVSVIKKYLPLIFENPSSFEDAARLQTQIMEVFRDPKRFKNHIRFISKSSTSCVRDVDVILERLEDLSLHALDAMRRKLCMWPCSLYTEPCTNRNKKQLIGMLRKKIDSLLGDGLPDNLARALRVASLSMKLMNGHFDSTLPEFFEVPHEIEALQNEILKAIWSVPNLPLDEVKELQLLLELDANSNIHFMRTKIKNFLIECLFQCDELEIPEPILRGISTINSYSTESTTREKIEDELICMLNMSSCLKQLVWDLSEHPNIDQEFWGAYKDESETDGDSSNDDDDFDDDHIDDKEKHCSNYEEVDILVGNVSFEATHMEKQEDVSAAMRKSSITSTLPNGKRLCKGEKILRVISDKSLPEEDLHVLQERCHFMPMDEPCLPKKPEYLFPTLSELAKPSITDSDLSALQDVSGNEYLIIQGVCDEVSLFAHKFIGCLLEKLLKVEGNHLDSASRSYLLGGTSVPEKRKGKMQKSRCKDMDCLAFIQTVNELVPSFPQSGMRRLLEVLKQS; from the exons atggagatggagatggaaGGGGATGAAGGAGATCCAAG CTTGGCATTGGTTCATGTGAAGGAAGATGCTTTATCAGTCTTATCATCCATTAGACGTGAAAAGAAGCTCCAACTAACGAAAAAGAG GTGGCTGATGGGTGTGCCAAAAGATTTCAAGCTTTCTAAACATTCTTTCAATTATCTTAGGAAGCCCATATTTTCTGCAGATAT ATATATTTCGGAAGCATTTTTGAGGAATGATGAT GTCTTTTTGGAAGTAGCCAGAGGATATTTAGCGAACTgcttttcatcatttaataaaGGCCTGCCTATGGGGAATTTTGTCAATGAAATCGTATTTCCTTTTAGTGAAGATGTAGGGACATCTCAAACAAGGAAATGTTCTGTAGTTCGGAGGGTTTTCCTGCCTATGCTTGATGATCTGAGCAACAATTCTCTCTGCTTTCTTGCTGATCTAGTTACAAGGAAGTCGGTAAAATTTGAGAAAACCCGTCCTCGTTTGGTTAGTGTTATCAAGAAATATCttcctttgatttttgaaaaccCTAGCTCGTTTGAAGATGCTGCAAGGCTACAAACCCAGATTATGGAAGTGTTTAGGGATCCAAAAAGATTCAAAAATCACATCCGATTCATTAGCAAGTCCTCCACATCTTGTGTTCGTGATGTGGATGTGATACTAGAGAGACTAGAAGACTTGTCTCTTCATGCTCTTGATGCAATGAGAAGAAAGCTTTGCATGTGGCCTTGTTCTCTTTATACAGAACCTTGTACAAATCGAAATAAGAAGCAGTTGATTGGGATGCTGAGAAAGAAAATTGATAGTCTTTTGGGAGATGGGTTGCCAGATAATCTGGCAAGAGCTCTAAGAGTTGCAAGCTTGTCAATGAAGCTGATGAATGGGCATTTTGATAGTACATTGCCAGAGTTTTTTGAGGTTCCTCATGAAATTGAAGCTTTGCAGAATGAAATCCTTAAAGCTATTTGGTCTGTCCCCAATCTTCCACTTGATGAAGTGAAGGAGTTGCAGTTGTTACTGGAACTTGATGCCAACAGTAATATACATTTTATGAGGACTAAAATAAAGAACTTCCTAATTGAATGCCTTTTCCAATGCGATGAATTAGAGATTCCAGAACCAATTCTGAGGGGTATTTCCACTATTAATAGTTACTCGACAGAGTCAACTACTAGAGAAAAGATTGAAGATGAGCTGATATGTATGCTTAACATGAGCAGTTGCTTGAAGCAGCTTGTGTGGGATCTATCTGAACACCCAAACATTGATCAAGAATTTTGGGGTGCGTACAAGGATGAATCAGAAACTGATGGTGATAGCagtaatgatgatgatgattttgaTGATGATCATATTGATGACAAGGAAAAACATTGTTCCAACTATGAAGAGGTAGACATATTGGTTGGTAATGTATCTTTTGAAGCTACTCACATGGAAAAGCAGGAAGATGTTTCTGCGGCTATGAGAAAAAGCAGTATTACTTCTACGTTACCTAATGGAAAACGTTTatgtaaaggagaaaaaattttaagGGTGATATCTGACAAGTCTTTACCCGAGGAAGATTTGCATGTTTTACAGGAGCGCTGTCACTTCATGCCAATGGATGAACCTTGTTTGCCCAAAAAACCTGAATACTTGTTCCCAACTCTCTCTGAGTTAGCAAAACCAAGTATAACCGATTCTGATCTATCTGCACTGCAAGATGTTAGTGGTAATGAATACCTCATAATTCAAGGCGTATGCGATGAGGTGAGTTTATTTGCTCACAAGTTTATTGGATGTTTACTCGAGAAGCTTCTAAAGGTTGAAGGCAATCACCTAGATTCTGCTTCTAGATCGTATCTCCTGGGTGGTACATCAGTCCCTGAAAAACGCAAAG GAAAGATGCAAAAGTCCCGCTGCAAAGATATGGATTGTCTTGCTTTTATCCAAACCGTCAATGAACTGGTGCCTTCTTTTCCACAGAG TGGAATGAGAAGACTACTGGAGGTGCTGAAGCAATCATAG